One Mycobacteroides abscessus ATCC 19977 genomic window carries:
- a CDS encoding AraC family transcriptional regulator: MNIRLVRFAALSGYVDVARASGLDPARMMREHGLDPAGLAQPDRRVAADAVIALLEASADASGVDDFGLRLAERRRLSSLGPLSLALREQPTVRDVVAMLCRYESMYNESLRIRVVERDGIAAVRLALDAGGAAATQSTDLALAALAGVLRTFLSNTWHPLRVNLRRPKPSAPAMHHRIFGPRIEFAQQLDEIVVYTSDLDRRNDSFDPLLRQYSQAVLEPPERPGDTTTTDRVRDLIEVLLPLGRCSVEQVAQGLGVDRRTVHRQLASEGTSFSALLDTIRLDLADHLVTSDRHSLTEISEMLAFSSPSNFSRWFRGHRAMSPRTWRNLRADAIAAHS; the protein is encoded by the coding sequence ATGAACATCCGACTGGTTCGGTTCGCGGCGTTGAGCGGGTACGTCGACGTAGCCAGGGCATCCGGTCTGGATCCGGCGCGAATGATGCGGGAGCACGGTCTGGACCCGGCGGGCCTCGCCCAACCCGATCGCCGGGTGGCCGCCGACGCCGTCATCGCGCTCCTGGAGGCCTCCGCCGACGCCAGCGGAGTGGATGACTTCGGTCTCAGACTCGCCGAACGGAGGCGACTATCCAGCCTCGGCCCGCTCAGCCTGGCGCTACGGGAACAGCCCACCGTGCGCGACGTCGTCGCGATGCTGTGTCGGTACGAATCGATGTACAACGAGTCCTTGCGGATCCGGGTTGTCGAGCGCGACGGAATCGCCGCCGTCCGGCTGGCCCTTGACGCCGGGGGTGCCGCCGCCACCCAATCCACCGATTTGGCACTCGCCGCTCTTGCCGGAGTGCTACGCACCTTCTTGAGCAACACGTGGCATCCGCTGCGGGTCAATCTGCGCCGGCCGAAGCCCTCGGCCCCCGCCATGCATCACCGCATCTTCGGGCCACGCATCGAGTTCGCGCAGCAGCTCGACGAGATCGTCGTCTACACCTCCGATCTCGACCGCCGGAACGACAGTTTCGACCCGCTACTGCGCCAGTACAGCCAGGCGGTCCTTGAGCCGCCGGAAAGGCCTGGCGACACGACAACCACCGATCGTGTCCGAGATCTCATCGAGGTGCTGCTGCCCCTCGGCCGTTGCTCGGTCGAACAGGTCGCCCAGGGCCTGGGAGTCGACCGGCGGACGGTTCACCGGCAGCTGGCCAGCGAGGGCACGAGCTTCAGCGCTCTGTTGGACACCATCCGGCTCGATTTGGCCGATCACCTCGTCACGAGCGATCGCCACAGCCTGACCGAGATCTCCGAAATGCTGGCGTTTTCATCACCAAGCAACTTCAGTCGGTGGTTTCGCGGGCATCGCGCGATGAGCCCCCGCACCTGGCGAAACCTGCGTGCCGACGCGATCGCCGCGCACAGCTGA
- a CDS encoding quinone oxidoreductase family protein — MAYAVRIHETGGPEVLRGENVQVGAPGPGEVRIRHHAVGLNFADVYFRTGVYPVALPAGMGVAGSGIIEAVGPGVSQFGPGDRVTYTGSPLGAYSTERVMPAAHLIGLPDGISCDTAAAITMRGLTTAYLLRRIHPLRAGDTVLLHAAAGGVGLLFLQWANLLGVNVIGTVSNEEKAEIARANGCAHVLIYPREDVPRRVREITGGVGVPVVYDGIGKATYQSSLDSLSPRGLLVCFGTASGPIPSIDAMQLAAKGSLFVTRPALADYIADPAERAELAGELFGHVGAGRIRVDIGRRYSLEEAVTAHRDMESGAIIGQSIFAL, encoded by the coding sequence ATGGCCTACGCAGTGCGGATTCACGAAACCGGGGGACCCGAGGTTCTTCGCGGGGAGAACGTCCAGGTTGGCGCACCAGGTCCCGGCGAGGTGAGGATCCGGCATCACGCCGTGGGGTTGAATTTCGCGGACGTCTATTTCCGCACGGGGGTGTACCCGGTGGCACTGCCCGCGGGGATGGGGGTGGCGGGCTCAGGGATCATCGAAGCCGTCGGGCCGGGCGTATCGCAATTCGGTCCGGGGGACCGCGTCACCTACACGGGCAGCCCGCTGGGTGCTTACAGCACCGAGCGCGTGATGCCCGCCGCACATCTGATCGGTCTGCCCGACGGCATCTCCTGTGATACGGCGGCGGCTATCACGATGCGTGGGCTGACCACTGCATACCTGCTGCGGCGAATCCATCCGCTGCGTGCCGGTGACACTGTGCTGCTGCATGCGGCCGCGGGCGGCGTCGGACTGCTGTTCCTGCAATGGGCGAATCTGCTGGGCGTCAACGTTATTGGTACCGTTTCGAACGAGGAAAAGGCCGAGATCGCTCGGGCTAACGGCTGTGCCCATGTACTGATCTACCCGCGCGAGGACGTCCCGCGGCGTGTTCGGGAAATCACCGGTGGGGTCGGCGTCCCCGTCGTCTACGACGGCATAGGCAAGGCCACGTACCAATCGTCGCTCGACTCGTTATCGCCCCGGGGCCTGTTGGTGTGCTTCGGCACGGCGTCGGGACCGATACCGTCCATCGACGCGATGCAGTTGGCGGCCAAGGGGTCCCTATTTGTGACCAGGCCGGCGCTGGCCGACTACATCGCCGACCCGGCCGAGCGCGCCGAGCTAGCGGGCGAGCTGTTCGGACATGTTGGCGCCGGCCGGATTCGCGTCGACATCGGGCGCCGCTACTCACTTGAGGAAGCCGTGACGGCTCATCGGGATATGGAATCCGGCGCGATCATCGGTCAGTCCATCTTCGCGTTGTGA
- a CDS encoding biotin--[acetyl-CoA-carboxylase] ligase, which produces MTSDRLTLTDSPGGHWRRIDVVEETGSTNADLVTRAAAGEDIDGVVLLAEHQTAGRGRHGRSWGAPAHTQLSMSVGIGVGEVPPDRWGLVPLLAGVAIVDAVAEVSGIQAGLKWPNDVLVDGRKLCGILAEVATPHQAIVLGLGLNATFAQHELPDPNATSLTILGWADPDRDELARAVLRELGGRIEHWRAARGLDERLLEDYRERSVTLGSRVRAELPGERELVGVAVGLGNDGQLRIEAADGTVTAVTAGDITHLRPLGDQ; this is translated from the coding sequence GTGACTTCGGACAGATTGACTCTCACCGACAGCCCCGGCGGCCACTGGCGACGCATCGACGTCGTTGAGGAAACCGGATCTACCAATGCCGATCTGGTGACGCGCGCCGCGGCGGGGGAGGACATCGACGGCGTCGTGCTGCTCGCCGAGCATCAGACCGCAGGGCGTGGACGCCACGGCCGTTCCTGGGGCGCCCCCGCCCACACGCAGCTGTCCATGTCGGTGGGTATCGGAGTGGGCGAGGTGCCGCCGGACCGGTGGGGGCTGGTGCCGCTCTTGGCCGGAGTGGCGATTGTCGATGCCGTCGCCGAGGTCAGTGGAATCCAGGCCGGGCTCAAGTGGCCCAATGATGTGCTGGTCGATGGGCGCAAGTTGTGCGGAATTCTCGCTGAGGTCGCCACGCCACACCAGGCCATCGTGCTCGGGCTCGGGCTCAATGCCACTTTTGCCCAGCACGAGCTGCCCGATCCCAATGCAACATCCCTGACGATTCTCGGCTGGGCCGACCCGGACCGCGACGAGTTGGCGCGTGCGGTACTGCGTGAGCTCGGCGGCCGCATCGAGCACTGGCGTGCCGCGCGCGGGCTGGACGAGCGGCTGCTGGAGGACTACCGCGAGCGCAGTGTCACCCTGGGGTCGCGGGTGCGTGCCGAACTGCCGGGTGAGCGCGAACTGGTCGGGGTCGCGGTCGGACTGGGCAACGACGGGCAGCTGCGCATCGAGGCTGCTGACGGCACGGTCACCGCGGTCACGGCGGGCGATATTACGCATCTGCGCCCGCTCGGCGACCAGTAA
- a CDS encoding GtrA family protein translates to MSFADATIARLPRFIRPVAERHHELIKFGIVGATTFIIDSGIFYLLKLTVLESKPLTAKIISGIIAVIASYILNREWSFRDRGGRERHHEALLFFAFSGMGVIIAMIPLWVSSYIFELRVPNVSLTVENIADFISAYIIGNLLQMAFRFWAFRRWVFPDEFGRHPDQPVSLVTSESSEADEPENVTPLHPHSGLPNSATVHHGTEVGRGLYGSAHHVAGGRSRPRPVERLSPSSEPRVSKTS, encoded by the coding sequence GTGTCTTTCGCCGATGCCACCATCGCCCGGCTACCCCGGTTCATCCGGCCTGTCGCCGAGCGACACCATGAGCTGATCAAGTTCGGCATCGTCGGCGCCACCACCTTCATCATCGACTCGGGCATCTTCTATCTGCTCAAGCTGACGGTCCTGGAGTCCAAGCCCCTCACCGCGAAAATCATCTCCGGCATCATCGCCGTCATCGCCTCCTACATCCTCAATAGGGAGTGGAGTTTCCGTGACCGAGGCGGCCGGGAGCGGCACCATGAGGCGCTGCTCTTCTTCGCCTTCAGCGGTATGGGCGTGATCATCGCGATGATTCCGCTGTGGGTCTCGAGTTACATCTTCGAGTTGCGCGTACCGAACGTGAGCCTCACGGTCGAGAACATCGCCGACTTCATCAGCGCATATATCATCGGAAATCTGCTACAGATGGCGTTCCGATTCTGGGCCTTCCGCCGCTGGGTCTTCCCTGACGAGTTCGGTCGTCATCCGGACCAGCCGGTGTCCCTGGTGACCAGCGAGTCCTCTGAGGCGGACGAGCCCGAGAATGTCACACCGCTGCATCCTCATTCGGGCCTGCCGAACAGCGCCACCGTCCATCACGGCACCGAAGTGGGCCGCGGCCTCTACGGCTCAGCGCATCATGTGGCGGGCGGCCGTTCCCGGCCGCGCCCGGTGGAGCGGCTATCGCCCTCTTCGGAACCGAGGGTGTCGAAAACCTCGTGA
- a CDS encoding TauD/TfdA dioxygenase family protein: MNGVAPLSKIRVQPLTCTIGAELFDVDLAEASRSDELFGEIRTLLLEHKVLFLRDQNITRGEHVALARRFGPLEDHPVAGSDPDHPGLVRIYKEIDSAPEHYENSYHCDATWRESPPMGAVLRCVETPPVGGDTIWVNMVEAYRRLPAAVRDRIRDLRARHSIEASFGAAMSMRQRHELHERYPDAEHPVVRTHPETGEEILFVNSFTTHLVNYHRPENVRFGIDYAPGASELLQYLMRQATVPEFQVRWRWTPNSVAIWDNRSTQHYAVQDYWPAVRKMERAGICGDIPFS, encoded by the coding sequence ATGAATGGTGTTGCCCCGCTGAGTAAGATCCGGGTACAGCCGTTGACGTGCACCATAGGCGCCGAGCTGTTCGACGTCGATCTGGCCGAAGCTTCGCGCAGTGATGAGCTTTTCGGCGAAATCCGCACGCTGCTGTTGGAACACAAGGTGCTGTTTCTGCGTGATCAGAACATCACTCGCGGCGAACATGTTGCGTTGGCTCGGCGATTCGGGCCGCTGGAAGACCATCCCGTCGCGGGCAGCGATCCCGATCATCCGGGTTTGGTGCGGATCTACAAGGAGATCGACAGTGCTCCAGAACATTACGAGAACTCCTACCACTGCGATGCGACCTGGCGGGAGAGCCCGCCGATGGGAGCTGTGCTGCGCTGCGTCGAAACACCGCCGGTGGGTGGAGACACCATCTGGGTGAACATGGTGGAGGCGTATCGGCGGCTGCCTGCCGCCGTGCGCGACCGAATACGTGACCTGCGGGCTCGGCATTCGATCGAGGCCAGCTTCGGCGCCGCCATGTCGATGCGACAGCGTCATGAACTGCACGAGCGATACCCCGACGCTGAGCACCCGGTGGTACGTACTCACCCGGAAACAGGCGAGGAGATCCTGTTTGTGAACTCCTTCACCACCCACCTGGTGAACTACCACCGTCCGGAGAATGTGCGATTCGGTATCGACTACGCGCCCGGTGCCTCGGAGCTGCTGCAGTATCTGATGCGTCAGGCCACGGTGCCCGAATTCCAGGTGCGGTGGCGCTGGACGCCCAACAGCGTCGCGATCTGGGACAACCGGTCAACGCAACACTATGCGGTTCAGGACTATTGGCCCGCCGTGCGCAAGATGGAACGAGCCGGTATTTGCGGAGACATACCGTTCTCATAG
- a CDS encoding nuclear transport factor 2 family protein, which translates to MAVIDTERTWEMVEKRLAATINERHRVVLGAVLRHMKLERDADLDGLIDTLSANPNYHFWMDGQDFGPKGRDGVRTYYAGLVRERMSVMEFAMDRLLVDDDCVVTEGFLKQIYPGAVAKSMGFAIEDLSADYLLVFRQLVLWPVDADGFIEGEDSYHSGPVSITKLVPEELPQEYRDLKGASSAL; encoded by the coding sequence ATGGCAGTCATCGACACCGAACGTACCTGGGAAATGGTTGAAAAGCGGCTTGCCGCAACGATAAACGAGCGTCACAGGGTGGTGCTGGGCGCAGTGTTGCGCCACATGAAACTGGAGCGCGACGCCGATCTCGACGGGCTGATCGACACCCTCAGCGCGAACCCGAACTACCACTTCTGGATGGACGGTCAGGACTTCGGCCCGAAGGGGCGCGACGGTGTCCGCACCTACTACGCGGGTCTGGTGCGGGAACGGATGAGTGTCATGGAGTTCGCGATGGATCGCCTCCTGGTCGACGATGATTGCGTTGTCACCGAGGGATTCCTCAAACAGATCTATCCGGGGGCGGTCGCCAAAAGCATGGGGTTCGCGATCGAGGATCTCAGCGCCGACTACCTGTTGGTGTTCCGTCAATTGGTCCTGTGGCCCGTCGACGCCGACGGTTTCATCGAGGGCGAGGACTCATATCACTCGGGACCGGTGAGTATCACCAAGTTGGTTCCGGAGGAGCTGCCCCAGGAGTATCGGGATCTGAAGGGTGCATCATCGGCGCTATGA
- a CDS encoding AMP-binding protein, whose product MTAVSVPRAGVPRVDIAAMLLDRVGDSHLGLRTRDRDWTWDQVVDESAARGALARKLRADGPFHIGVLLDNVPDFVFWLGGAALAGATIVGINPTRGPAEMAAEIRHTDCQLIVTDTAHLGRLQSLELGLSADRLLVIDSPEYLQRIAESRCTAQASEGVGADSLLLLLFTSGTTGASKAVKCSQGRLAQIAHLATEKFGHVRSDVDYCCMPLFHGNALMALWAPALANGATVCLTPTFSASRFLPDVRYFGATFFTYVGKALGYLLATPERADDADNQLARGFGTEASPEDQAQFRRRFGAELFEGYGSSEGGGAVVLDPAAPPGALGRPAHEGVVVVDPETLQDCAAAVFDQHGRVLNADAAVGEIVDKQGRRGFEGYYNNDDADADRIRNGWYWTGDLGYLDAAGFIYFAGRRGDWIRVDGENMSALTVERVLRRHPLVIAAGVYAVPDPRSGDQVMASIEVAEPDSFDVDGFTQYLSAQEELGSKGIPRFLRISANLPVTGSNKVLKRELQEQRWHTDEPVFRWVGRGGPVFLRMSSDDKTALDAQFAVYGRQRLL is encoded by the coding sequence ATGACCGCTGTGTCCGTTCCCCGCGCCGGCGTGCCCCGAGTCGACATCGCGGCCATGCTTCTGGATCGTGTTGGCGACAGTCATCTGGGGCTACGCACCCGCGATCGCGACTGGACATGGGATCAGGTTGTCGATGAATCCGCCGCGCGGGGCGCGCTGGCCCGGAAGCTGCGGGCGGACGGGCCCTTCCATATCGGCGTGCTGTTGGACAACGTGCCCGACTTCGTCTTTTGGCTGGGCGGTGCCGCCCTCGCGGGGGCCACGATCGTGGGGATCAACCCAACCCGTGGTCCCGCGGAAATGGCCGCCGAGATCCGGCACACCGACTGTCAGCTGATCGTCACGGACACCGCGCATCTGGGGCGGCTACAGAGCCTTGAGCTAGGTCTGAGCGCGGATCGTCTGCTGGTGATCGATAGCCCCGAATATCTGCAGCGCATTGCCGAGAGTCGCTGCACAGCACAGGCTTCCGAAGGCGTCGGCGCGGATTCATTACTCCTGTTGCTGTTTACCTCAGGCACCACCGGGGCCTCCAAAGCGGTGAAGTGCAGTCAGGGGCGGCTCGCTCAGATCGCTCACCTGGCCACCGAGAAGTTCGGGCATGTGCGCTCGGATGTCGACTATTGCTGCATGCCGTTGTTCCACGGGAACGCGTTGATGGCGTTGTGGGCCCCGGCGCTGGCCAACGGCGCCACGGTGTGTTTGACGCCCACGTTCTCGGCGTCACGTTTCTTACCCGATGTCCGGTACTTCGGCGCTACGTTTTTCACGTACGTCGGCAAGGCGCTGGGATACCTGTTGGCCACGCCGGAGCGGGCCGATGACGCCGATAACCAGCTGGCGCGCGGCTTCGGCACCGAGGCCTCGCCCGAAGACCAGGCCCAATTCCGGCGACGGTTCGGTGCGGAGCTGTTCGAGGGTTACGGTTCCAGCGAGGGTGGGGGAGCGGTGGTGCTAGATCCCGCCGCACCTCCGGGTGCGCTGGGGCGCCCCGCTCACGAGGGTGTGGTGGTGGTCGATCCTGAGACGTTGCAGGACTGTGCCGCAGCGGTTTTCGATCAACACGGACGCGTGCTCAACGCCGACGCGGCTGTCGGTGAGATTGTCGACAAACAGGGTAGACGCGGATTCGAGGGCTATTACAACAATGATGACGCCGATGCCGACCGCATCCGCAACGGGTGGTACTGGACGGGTGATCTCGGCTATCTCGATGCCGCGGGGTTCATCTACTTCGCGGGACGCCGTGGCGATTGGATTCGCGTCGACGGAGAGAACATGTCGGCACTCACCGTTGAGCGGGTACTGCGACGCCACCCGTTGGTGATCGCGGCGGGGGTGTACGCGGTTCCTGACCCGCGTTCAGGTGACCAGGTGATGGCCTCCATCGAGGTGGCCGAGCCGGATTCGTTCGATGTGGATGGGTTCACCCAGTACCTCTCGGCGCAAGAAGAACTGGGCAGCAAGGGCATTCCGCGGTTCCTGCGGATATCGGCCAACTTGCCGGTCACCGGCTCGAACAAGGTGCTCAAGCGCGAACTGCAGGAGCAGCGCTGGCATACCGACGAACCCGTCTTCCGCTGGGTGGGAAGGGGCGGCCCGGTTTTCCTGCGGATGAGTTCAGATGACAAAACCGCACTCGATGCTCAGTTCGCGGTGTATGGACGACAACGGCTGCTCTAG
- a CDS encoding Rieske 2Fe-2S domain-containing protein: MTDGAIREIDSGAPMTRFARGWHCLGLAETFLDGQPHGIEAFGTKLVVFADSHGDIKVLDGYCRHMGGDLSQGTVKDDTVACPFHDWRWGGDGRCTLVPYAKRTPKLARTRSWPTLEVNGQLLVWHDPEGSAPPAELTPPTIEGYGEGKWSPWQWNSILIEGSHCREIVDNNVDMAHFFYIHHAYPTYFKNVIEGQTASQFMESKPRPDYVPNPEKLWEGTGVRSEATYFGPAYMIDWIHNDLGPGFTVEVALINCHYPVTHDSFVLQWGVAIQEMPDLPPDNARKLAAAMAKSFGDGFLEDVEIWKNKTRIDNPLLTHEDGAVYQHRRWYEQFYVDLADVTSDMTERFELEVDTTHAHGVWVHEVEENLVEHAATASH; the protein is encoded by the coding sequence ATGACTGACGGCGCGATTCGTGAAATCGACAGCGGCGCACCGATGACTAGGTTTGCCCGGGGGTGGCACTGCCTGGGTCTGGCCGAGACCTTCCTTGACGGGCAACCGCACGGTATCGAGGCGTTTGGCACCAAGTTGGTGGTGTTCGCCGATTCGCATGGCGATATCAAGGTGCTGGACGGTTATTGCCGGCATATGGGAGGCGACCTGTCGCAGGGCACCGTCAAGGACGACACCGTGGCCTGTCCTTTTCATGATTGGCGGTGGGGCGGCGACGGTAGGTGCACATTGGTGCCGTACGCCAAGCGCACCCCGAAGCTCGCCCGTACCCGCAGCTGGCCCACGCTCGAGGTAAACGGTCAACTCCTGGTGTGGCACGACCCCGAAGGTTCCGCGCCACCGGCCGAGCTCACCCCGCCGACCATCGAGGGTTACGGGGAGGGTAAATGGTCTCCCTGGCAATGGAATTCGATTCTCATCGAGGGATCACACTGCCGGGAGATCGTCGACAACAACGTGGATATGGCGCACTTCTTCTACATCCATCACGCGTATCCGACGTATTTCAAGAATGTGATCGAGGGGCAGACCGCCAGCCAGTTCATGGAATCGAAGCCGCGTCCGGACTATGTTCCGAATCCCGAGAAACTCTGGGAAGGAACCGGTGTGCGCTCGGAGGCCACATATTTTGGGCCCGCGTACATGATCGACTGGATTCACAACGACCTCGGCCCCGGATTCACTGTCGAGGTGGCACTCATCAATTGCCACTATCCGGTGACACACGACTCCTTTGTCTTGCAGTGGGGTGTCGCCATCCAGGAGATGCCCGACCTGCCGCCCGATAACGCGCGCAAGCTCGCTGCCGCGATGGCCAAGTCGTTCGGGGATGGGTTCCTCGAAGATGTCGAGATCTGGAAGAACAAAACGCGTATCGACAATCCCTTGCTGACCCACGAGGACGGCGCCGTGTACCAGCATCGTCGTTGGTATGAGCAGTTCTACGTGGATCTGGCCGATGTCACTTCTGATATGACTGAGCGATTCGAGCTTGAGGTGGATACCACACACGCCCATGGTGTGTGGGTGCACGAGGTCGAGGAGAACCTGGTGGAGCATGCTGCCACCGCGTCGCACTGA
- a CDS encoding PucR family transcriptional regulator: protein MDKQPALDADEVFTIVSHFDRLDVADAEAALRAAAELAGCPVGVRWSDATEPTVWLEREGPARATDELLLHRLRHLLNRLNRAVPAQGATSLRIDDPALIELLLSGEAKPEERARAARLLGLDATRELRVLATSSPGSATRLLAKALPGQSIRTATIGRVGAVLCQSARDTTSLSDHLNEVIVDEFPASAHSERGPWLGIGASVAVLEASTSWNQAQRALRFASSTGFGRRAIAYERLSLLEVLADIPVERVREIDDVVRINQIASTAAGAAEVDTLEALCQYGTLRRTATELHLHHSTVAARIQHVERSMGWDLDDPIDRFLATFALMLRRVSLSATELAGG from the coding sequence ATGGACAAACAGCCTGCATTGGATGCCGACGAGGTGTTCACGATCGTGTCCCATTTCGACCGTCTTGACGTCGCGGATGCCGAGGCCGCGCTGCGTGCGGCGGCAGAGCTGGCCGGATGCCCGGTGGGTGTGCGGTGGTCCGATGCGACAGAGCCCACGGTATGGCTGGAGCGGGAGGGTCCGGCCCGGGCCACCGACGAGCTGCTGCTGCACCGGCTGCGTCATCTGCTGAACCGACTGAACCGAGCGGTGCCCGCCCAGGGGGCTACCTCGCTACGTATCGACGACCCTGCCCTGATCGAACTGCTGTTATCGGGAGAAGCGAAGCCCGAAGAGCGGGCGCGCGCGGCGCGTCTTCTGGGGCTCGACGCCACACGTGAGCTGCGCGTGCTGGCGACCTCGTCGCCCGGGAGCGCCACGAGGCTTCTCGCCAAGGCCCTGCCCGGCCAATCGATCCGGACGGCCACCATCGGCCGAGTCGGCGCTGTGTTGTGCCAGTCGGCCCGGGACACCACATCACTGTCGGATCACCTGAACGAGGTGATCGTCGACGAGTTTCCGGCCTCGGCGCACTCGGAGCGGGGCCCATGGCTTGGCATAGGGGCGAGTGTCGCCGTCCTCGAGGCATCCACATCATGGAACCAGGCCCAGCGGGCACTGCGCTTCGCCTCGTCCACGGGTTTCGGTCGCCGCGCCATTGCCTACGAGCGGCTCAGTCTGCTGGAGGTCCTCGCCGATATTCCGGTGGAGCGCGTGCGCGAGATTGATGATGTGGTGCGTATCAACCAGATCGCGTCGACGGCGGCCGGTGCCGCCGAGGTGGACACGTTGGAGGCGCTCTGCCAATACGGCACGTTGCGTCGCACCGCGACGGAACTACATCTGCACCACAGCACGGTCGCCGCACGCATCCAGCATGTCGAGCGGTCAATGGGCTGGGACCTGGACGACCCTATCGACCGATTTCTGGCCACCTTCGCGTTGATGCTACGACGCGTATCGCTGTCCGCCACCGAGTTGGCGGGTGGCTAG
- a CDS encoding PH domain-containing protein: protein MGYPENVLADDEQVVLHRHPHWKRLIGPALVLILSTGIAAFVAAMVDNTDWQSTAKNVVMIAIGVVWLVLVGWLSLWPFLNWLTTHFVITDRRVMFRHGLLSRSGIDIPLARINSVEFRHGLVDRILRTGTLIIESASQDPLEFHEIPRVEYVHSLLYHEVFDTLGSEEGDSRSTGRGRERPPAT, encoded by the coding sequence GTGGGGTATCCGGAAAATGTGCTCGCCGATGACGAGCAGGTGGTGCTGCACCGCCATCCACACTGGAAGCGGTTGATCGGCCCGGCGCTGGTGCTGATTCTGTCCACGGGTATCGCGGCCTTCGTGGCAGCGATGGTCGACAACACGGACTGGCAGTCCACCGCGAAGAATGTGGTGATGATCGCGATCGGGGTGGTCTGGCTGGTGCTGGTCGGCTGGCTCAGCCTCTGGCCGTTCCTGAACTGGTTGACCACCCATTTCGTCATCACCGACCGGCGAGTGATGTTCCGTCACGGGTTGTTGAGCCGCTCCGGGATAGATATTCCGCTGGCGCGGATCAACAGTGTCGAGTTCCGTCATGGCCTGGTGGACAGAATTCTGCGCACCGGCACGCTGATCATCGAGTCGGCCTCACAGGACCCGCTGGAATTCCACGAGATACCGCGAGTGGAATACGTCCACTCGCTGCTGTATCACGAGGTTTTCGACACCCTCGGTTCCGAAGAGGGCGATAGCCGCTCCACCGGGCGCGGCCGGGAACGGCCGCCCGCCACATGA